A region of the Callithrix jacchus isolate 240 chromosome 5, calJac240_pri, whole genome shotgun sequence genome:
tcccagagtgGCTGCCAAGGCCTCACCCTCAGGTAGTCAAAGATGTTGCAGATAAAGGTGACATAGCAGACCCAGCCCTGCAGGGAGCGTGCTCGCAGCTGCTCCCGAGCCTGGTACTCCTGCTGCAGTCGGTTGAGGAGTCCGCGCCGGAAGACACTCTGGCCTGCTTGTTTACTCTCTGCCTGTGAGCCAGGGAGAGGAAGGTgaaggggggtggggtgggtggcaaCCCCACCCATCCTATGCCTGTCTCTGTCCTGCAGGCCAGGCCTTCTGCCCACTCCTGAAGCACCTTCCTCAAAGCAACTTCCTTTACTCTCCCAACCCCCAACCTGAATGATGGCGTAGCACATGCGTCCTGCTTCCTTGCTGAACACAGAGTCCTGCAGAGAATGGTCCACAATCACATTGGCTACTTTCTCCAAGTCCACAGCACCTGGATCTAGGGGTAGAGATAGGAGGGGAGTCTAGAGCTGCTGCTATCACATTTGCCTCCACCCACTTCTAAGAAGAAGTTGAGATATTTATAGGAGAGCATTCTCATCTGCTTGAAGTGAAAGATCAGAAATCATACCAAGGACAGTGGCTCCAGTGGTGCAATCGGTTAGCGCATGGTACTTAGAAATCATGGCCAGGTGCGatgactcacaactgtaattctagcaattttgggagactgaggtgggtggattacctgaggtcaggagtttgataccagcctggctgacatggtgaaaccccatctctactaaaactacaaaaattagctgggcatggtggcttgtgcctgtcatctcatgttatcccagctattcaggaggctggggcaggagaattgcttgaacccaggagtcggaggttgcagtgatccaagatggcaccactgcactccagccttggcaacaaagcaagacaccgtctcgggaaaaaaaaaaaaaaaaaaggaatttcataCAGAGAGCCAGCATTTTgaaacctggccaacattttgaaaccccgtctctacaaaaatacaaaaagttggctgggcacggtggctcacgcctataatcccaacactttgggaggctgaggcgggtggatcacaaggtcaggagttcaagatcagcctggccaatatgggccaggcatggtggcaagggcctgtgtcccagctacttgggaggctgaggcaggagaatcacttaaacctgggaggcagaggttgcagggagttgagatcgtgctactgcactccagcctgggcaacaagggcgaaactgtctcaaaaaaaaaaatcatatagaaGACAGTAACCTTACAAATGAACAGCTTTAGCTGTCTGTCTTCTGGTTGCCCAGTCAGAGAAAATGAGGAGGGTATGTGGCTGGAAGGGACCAATCAAAATAAGAATATCGTTTTTCAGGAAATGCATCTTTTCCTGGCACTAGGCTGAGGAAGGAATACTGACCAGGACACGTCTCCAACAGCAATTTCACAAGAAAAAGTGTTCTTATACTATACATACACGAATCCCCAACTAGAGAGGGCCACACAGGGCCTCCCAACAGGCTCGGCTTGGCACTTGATGGGTCTTGCTAATTGTTGAAGACAAACTTCTGTCCTGAGTGTTACAGCAGGAAGGCATCGGGCCAGGGGAATAACTATACCTCCTCTGGCAAATGGAATATTCTCCATCTTCTGTCTCAAAGCAGGCAGCTGTGCATTCAAGAGAGGGGGCTACTGCAATGCAGAAACAGCCAATTCAAATGTAAGCGCTTCAAGGGTAggagctgtgttctttttttatggttgaacttttaaaaatttgagacagggtctcgctctgttagccaggctggagtgcagtggcaggctcATGGAACCTATAccctcaccctcccaggctcaatcagtcctcctacctcagcatcttaagtatctgggaccacaggtatgtgccaccatgccggcctcatttttcaattttttttttttgtagaggtggggtttgccccatgtttcccagactgctcttgaactactggactcaagcaatccacccacgttggccttccaaagtgctggaactacaggcatgagccactgcgcctggccctatggttaagctttttaaaaagtctttacaGTCTGAAAGGTGACTGTGACTCATACTCCAGAATAACGACCTAAAATGTAGCTTGTCTTCCAGTTCAACAATTACACTGCCGACTCCTATCATCACAGAATGATGGAGGCATTCACCAGGCTCAGCCCTCTGGTGCTGCCCACAGGGGCCCTTCTCTGTGGCTCCTGATCCCAGCTCAGGAGGGGCTCCCGTGCTCACCTTTGAGTGCTGTCTTCAGCAGCTGCTGGGTCTCTGCATCAAAGGACTGGATTTTATACTCCTCTCTACTGGGCTCCCCCATGACCTGCCAGCCCTGGTAGCTCTTGACCGGGCTGGGACTAAGGACAGCACCTGGGGAGAAGAGGCGAAGGGAACGACCTCAGGTGTGGAGCACAGGGAGGGTTCTGTCCTACAGGCCCTGGGCAGGGCTGACGATGCTCGGGACAGGGGCTCTGTGCAGTCCGTGGCGTGCAATGGTTGTGGTTGGTTGAGGGCCCACCAGGCTTGGCTTCTGGCGGGGACTGGGCATCAGCCAGGTACCTGCTGCTCAGTTTAGAAACTCCACGCTTGTGGGATTACACAAGAGCGAGAAGCTGAAGCAGAAAAGCGCCCACCCTCTAGTCCCAGCAGGAGGCAGGGGTGGACTGGGGCAGGGTGTGTGCGGGCGGACGTTAGAGTTGCTTAAAGACACCGGCCTGACGCTGCTGGCCCGGCATGATGCCGGGTGAGGGTCAGGCTGGGAACTCCAAGCGGCGCGGCTCTGTCCCCAGCAGGGCTCCAAACCTCTCTCTCCAACCCTCTCTTCCCGGCTTTCGCCGAGTCCTTCGGTCTAAACACCCGCTGCTGCATCTCCCGGGTGGGGCCGGCCTGCGCGGATGGGGACAGGTTGCCCTGTCCGCCGCCTCGGCCAGGCGCAGCCTGAACTCCCCGACCCTGCCAGCTTCTCCCCGGGACAGACTGGTCGGACCGGCCCCAAAGTGGCGGCAACCAGGCCCTACCCACTCGAGACTCCTAATTCCTGAGCTCCATTCTGGATCCTTCCTCTTACGGGGGTTGGGGGCACAGGATGATGCGCCCTCGAGaggtggctcccgccggaggctCCCCTCTGGCCATAGGAGGCGCCGTCGGGGTCTCCAGCCCTCCCCACGAGCCCGGAACTCCCCTCCCGGCGGCACAGGGCGGACTGCGGACCTCAAGGTCCAGAGTCCCTGCAGGCTGGAGAGGCGGCGTGGGCAGCTGGACCCACCTGCCGGACCGGCGGCGCGCGCGCGCGTGCCCGGGGCCGCCTATCGGCTGAAAGCGCGCGACTCGCGTCAGGCGCTGCGGGGGCCGCCGTGATCTCATCTCCTCGCGCGGCGCCGGGGAAGGGCCGGCTCGTCCGCGCCACCTGCCGGCCCCCGGTGGCACTGCTCTGGCCGCCCGGCCGCCCCGGAAGCCGAGTCGCCCGCGTGGGGCCCCGGCGGAGACGCGGGGGACCCTGCGACGCTGCCACCCCCAGCCAGGTGGAGCTCGCTGGGTCCGTACCCTCCTCACCCGGTGCGCCCCGGCCCTGCCCGGGCCCACGCCGGACCCGCCAGCTCCTCAGTCTTGCGCGTGGCCCCGCACCCAGCCCTCCCCGAGCTCAGGTGCACGGGGGTGAGGCGGCGGGAGACACCGCTGGGCCGCGCGGCGTGGAAGAAGCCTGCAGACAGTGTGGTGGGGACCCGGTGGCAGGAGAGACGGTATCTGCCCTGGTCACACCACGTTTCCCGCTCCTCCAAACCAGGTAGAgaaggcaggggctgcagggccGGGGCCAGCCACGACCCCCTCCCTCTCCAAGGAGGACGTGGGCGTAGCGAGTTGCAGGTCAGAGGGGCAGCCCCGAGAAGGGGGCCCCGTGGGCAACTCGCGGCCGTCGGGTGTTGGGAGTGCCCCTGAAGGGGCGCGTCTGCTCTGGGTGACAGGAGGGCACCTAGAAGGCGGGAAGAACTGCCGCCGCTCCTGCCGCGGGACTGGGAGAAGCGCCGCCGGCGCTGCCCGCGTTGCGGCCTCCAGTTAAAAGAACCGCCAAAGTGGTCACCGAAAACGGACGAGGAGAAGAATGCTCAgctgcagcaaaagaaactaatgGCCAGGAGAAAGGAAGATAATAAACTTAACGGAATTTCATAAAAAATACATTCCGGCCTGGTACagcggcttacacctgtaatcccagcactttgggaggccgaggtgggcagatcacctgaggttgagaccaacctgaccaacatggagaaaccccatctctactaaaaatataaaaaaagtggccgagcatggtagcacatgcctgtaatcccagctactcaggagactgaggccggagaatcgcttgaacccgggaggcggaggttttggtgagccgagattgcgccattacactccagcttgggcaacaagagcgagactctgtatcaaaaataaagataaaaaatacattcaGGCAGCTGCATCCCCGCGGACTCCACCACAGCCTGGACCTTGGGAACCAGCAGCACAGAGCCAAGAAGCCCCAGCATTCAGGGCCCAGACAGACCCAAAAATCCCAGACCAGAGGCAGGGAAGGATGGTGCTAAAAGGAGCCCAGGACCCACACCAGACACAGggctggagagggaggcagaaTGGAGAGCTCCCCCCAGGTGAAAGCAACCCCACAGGCCAGGCAGGTGGAGGGAAGGGTGAAGGTCGTATTCTGGAGACCTCCCCTCAGCCTGGAACTGGTATCTCCTCTGCCTCTCCACCTGTGGGTGTCCCTGTGCTTTGGTAACACCCTAGGCCCCAGTTGTGCCCTCACCAGGCTGCCCACCCGCCCCTTCCTTCTGCCATCCCCATCAGGGGGCTGCTTCAGAGCCCCCGCCCTTCTGGGGCTACAGGGGAGGAGGCACCCAAGCAGGCAGTGAGTGCTGATGCCACTTGTCCTGCCAACAGCTCCTCACCCAGCAAGGCTGACCCAGCCCAGGGTGAAAGAGGAGCCTGTAGACTGGGGAAAGGCTGCACCTTCACCCACACCTGCCTATGGCATGGCTTCTCTGCTTCCTGCACAGGCACTGAGATCTGCTTCCCATGGAGTCCCACTGAGCCCCAGGGCCAAGGCCAGCCTGGTCCTGGGAGAGGACAGCCTGGGTGGTGGTGTGTCTGCAGACACCAAGATCTGGGCACGGGGCTCAGGAAGTGACTGGCTCAGCCTGGAGTATCCACCGGCACTAGCAAAGCTGCCAAGGGCTGCAGCTATGGAGAACAAGGGATTTGAGGAAGGCAAGAGTTCCTTCCCTCAAACTTTGTGAGCAGGAAGGAGATGGGCCAGAGGAGGTGGAGGAATAAGATAAGGAATGTGCGTTTAGCTTTAATGTCTATTAAATAGGTTGAGAAAAACAGGCCAAGTGTCGGGACTTGACTCCTGCAGAGGCCCTAGCACagccctctgcactccagctgcaGCCCCATCCAGACCAGGAGCGTTGTGTTCTGGCTGACGGGTGTAGGATGGCGTCTGTTTCCTTTGGAGTGTGGGCTGGTCAGAGGAGAAACAGCAACTTCATGCTCCTTCTCACTACATCGTTGGTTCACCACAGACCACGTCCTGCATTCCCTCTGATTGTCTCACTGGGAATGCCCTGGACCTTCTGGTGGTGTCCCAGCTGGGTGGGTTCAAGGCTGTCACCCTGCTCAGGGCAGCTAGCCTGCAGGGAAGGGCCAGGTAGCACCTCTCAGTGGAGACTGAGTCTGCCTTCCTTCAGGAGGCTGCCTCCAGGGAAGACCTTGGGGTCCTTCCTGGCCTCAGCGCTGGCTGGTTGTCTTGTTCATGCAGTGGAAGACGTTACAGAAGAATTCATACCAGAAGAACATGAAGCCAGTGGAGAGGGCAGCCTTGAGCAGGCTGGGGGACAGGCCCTTGAAGAAGCCCAGGGTACCTTCCTCTTGCAGCACCTGCTTGGTACAGTCCACCAGGCCCTTGTATTTCCGCAcctggggaaaggaaaggggcGAGAGATGGATGTCCACTCTGCTGCCGTCAACATAGGCCCTGGCACGCCACAGCTCTCAAGAAGTACTTGGACAAAGCAATGAAtgcaaaatagcaaatatttttatttttattttttgttgaggcagagtctcactctgttgcccaggctggagtacagtggcacagtcttggctcactacagcctctgcctcccaggttcaagcaattctcctgcctcatccttcatagtagctgggattacaagcacacaccaccacgcctggctaattttttgtatttttagtagagacagggtttcaccatgttgggcaggctggtcttgaactcctgacctcaggtgatctaccggcctcagcctcccaaagtgctgggattacaggtgcaggcaaccatacctggctcaaaatagcaaataaattaacctcattcttccttttttttttttttttgagatggagtttcgctcattccccaggctggagtgcaatggcatgatctcagctcaccgcagcctccacctcctgtgttcaggcagttctccctcagcctccagagtagctgggactataggcacgcaccaccatgcccagctaattttttgtatttttagtagagacggggtttcaccatgttgactaggattgtctcgatctcttgacctcgtgatccacctgcgtcggcctcccaaagtgtgggattacaggtaacctCATTCTTTCTATTGCAATTGGGTTAAGACTGAATGGATGACAGGCCTAGAAGTTAGCAGCTAGACAGAGCTTCTTCCTGCCCAGGAAGAATGGCTGCCTATGACAAAGAATCCAGCAATGGCTCGGAAACCTCTTCCCAGAGGTGTCTCTGACCCTTTATCCCATCCTACCTGATCCTTCTTGGGCAGGAGACCTGAACCTGGCCCTCCGTAGCTCTCAGCCGGGCTTCCCTGCCTTCAGCCTCACCCTCTCCAGCTGACTTCACACACTGCTGCCAGCCTTTCAACCCAAGGCACAGTCCTCAGGCCTAGCTTCCCCTCCAAAAGCTGCAGTAACTCCTAGTGACAAGGACATCATGAGAAATCAGGTCCAAACCCCAAGACCTGCTGTTCAAGTCACTCCACCGTTTGGCCTTGACTTCCTTCCCTGATCTGACCATCACTGGTCTTCCCACGTGCCCTTCCCACCTCTGGCCAAACTGGAAATACACTAGTCTTCGTTAGCAGCAAGGCCTCCCTCTGCCATGCTGGGCTCTCGCCATTGCTCCCTGTCCAAATTCAAACTGTCCCTTCATactggtgcagtggtgcatgcctgcagatctagctacttgggacactgagcccagaggtttgcttgagcccaggagttcaagaccagcctaggcaacagagtaatatcacatcttaaaacaaacaaagggccgggtgcggtggctcacatgtgtaatcccagcactttgggaggcagaggcggatggatcacctgaggtcaggagtttaagaacagcctgatcaacatggagaaaccccatctctactaaaaacacaaaattagccaggcacagtggtgcatgcctgtaatctcagctactcgggaggctgaggtaggagaattgcttgaacctgggaagtggaagttgcagtgagctgagatcatgccattgcactccagcctgggcaacaagagcaaaactccatttcaaaaaaaaaagaatgccaggtgcagcggcttatgcctgtaatactttgggaggctgaggcaggcggatcacctgaggtcaggagtttgagaccaccctggccaatatggtgaaaccctgtctctactaaaaatacaaaaattagccaggcgtggtggtgggcacctgtaatcccagctactctggagactgaggcaggagaattgcttgaatctgggaggtagaggctgcagtgagccaaaattgtgcctctgcactccagcctaggtgacagagtgagactcagtcttctttttttttttttgagacggagtttcgctcttgttacccaggttggagtgcaatggcacgatcttggctcaccgcagcctccgcctcctaggttcaggcaattctcctgtctcagcctcccgagaagctgggactacaggcacgcaccaccatgcccagctaatttttgtatttttagtagagacggggtttcaccttgttgaccaggatggtctcgatctcttgacctcgtgatccacccgcctcagcctcccaaagtgctgggattataggtgtgagccaccgcacctggcccaagactcagtcttgaaaaaaaatttttagaagactCATCTctactatatatttttagtagagatgccggagtttcaccatgtgagacatggttttaccatgttggccagggtggtcttgaactccggacctcaggtgaactgcctaccttggcctcacaaagtgctgggatcatgccTGGCCCTCAGTTGTACTTTCCGTGTACTAGGAAGACTgaccatccaggaaaaaaaaaatacttatctatctatcatcGATCGATAGATAGATATGCTGTTCAAATTCAATTCACCCCATTCCAGAATAGCTACAGCAAAACTcctctgttttttaatatttgaggAACTTCCTTATGTGAACATATTCTGTGTTGACACTGTACGgacatgtttatttgttttgagatggagtcttgctctgttgcccaggctggagtgcagtggcactatctcactgcaacctctgcctcccgggttcaagcaaatctcttgtctcagcctcctgagtagctggaactataggtgtctgccactactcctggctaatttttatatttttgtagagacagggttttaccatgttgatcaggctggtcttgaactcctgacctcaggagatccacctgcctcggccttccaaagtgctggggttataggtgtgagtcactacatCCAGCCTCTGGACATATTTTAAGCAGAAactgggctaggtgcagtggctcatgtctgtaatcccagcactttgggaggtggagtcaggagtgttcaagaccagcctaggaaacagagtgagaccctgcttctatctttttttttttttgaggtggagtcttctgtcaccaggctggagtgcagtggcatggtgaGGATGAGAgaaatgcaatcttggctcactgcaacctccacctcccaggttcaagtgattctcctgcctcagcctaccaagtagctgggtctacagacgtgtgccaccatgcccagctaatttttgtatttttagtagacggggttttaccacat
Encoded here:
- the MIF4GD gene encoding MIF4G domain-containing protein isoform X1, translated to MGEPSREEYKIQSFDAETQQLLKTALKDPGAVDLEKVANVIVDHSLQDSVFSKEAGRMCYAIIQAESKQAGQSVFRRGLLNRLQQEYQAREQLRARSLQGWVCYVTFICNIFDYLRVNNMPMMALVNPVYDCLFRLAQPDSLSKEEEVDCLVLQLHRVGEQLEKMNGQRMDELFVLIRDGFLLPTSLSSLAQLLLLEIIEFRAAGWKTTPAAHKYYYSEVSD
- the MIF4GD gene encoding MIF4G domain-containing protein isoform X3, whose protein sequence is MGEPSREEYKIQSFDAETQQLLKTALKVAPSLECTAACFETEDGEYSICQRRYSYSPGPMPSCCNTQDRNPGAVDLEKVANVIVDHSLQDSVFSKEAGRMCYAIIQAESKQAGQSVFRRGLLNRLQQEYQAREQLRARSLQGWVCYVTFICNIFDYLRVNNMPMMALVNPVYDCLFRLAQPDSLSKEEEVDCLVLQLHRVGEQLEKMNGQRMDELFVLIRDGFLLPTSLSSLAQLLLLEIIEFRAAGWKTTPAAHKYYYSEVSD